TTTGCCGCTATTATTGCTTTACTGTTGCTAGACAGCAAAGCAATAATGATCATTACTGATCCTGTGGGGTTTTCCTGCTTTAGATTGGTTATACGAGGTAAACTTGATTTAAAATTGCCAAaatgcaatgaataaataaatacatttagtgTAATTACAGACAAAATTATAAAAGTAGCACAATCATTCCCCAAGTCTAAGTGTGGAAGTAGTTCAaaagttaagatttttttttaacctgtagTCAAGTCTTTGCCAAAAATATTCCAGTGGAAAATCATATTAGTGACTGTATAAGCTCAGCAAAAAGTTCAGTATAGTTACCAGTAATGTTCAAAACTTTGACTCATACATTGGCGGATTAAATGAATTCTGTTTTACATTAATCACAAACTTGCTCAATAATTCAGTAATCATATGTTGCACAAATAGCATCAAGTCATCAAAAATGCAGTCATTACTCTTGTagcataaacagaaaataagccCAGGAATAAttcaatgtcaatgtcaatgtcaaatttatttatatagcaccttacAGCAGACAagactgcaccaaagtgctgcacaaaataacaacacaaaaacaacaacacaatgacaaaacagaacaCACATCATTTAAATGCCAAagagtaaaaatgagttttaagaagcgatttaaaatggtccaggctgtgggcagatctaatctGGAAAGGTAAGTTATTCCATAAAACAGGAGCAGCAATTCACActacacaacaaaaaaatcaagtttttgaGCTTCCAAATGGTCTCGAAAATGGCCTGTcagactgaaaaatgtttcattctgATCGCCATTTTGGTTTTCTTATGATAATAGAAGAACATTTGAAAGTTTCCAtacagaaggaaacaaactATGGAAGATGGATACTAATCACATCTACATCTTTAAGGTAGAAGTTTAGCTTACAAGTTGAACTTTCTTATGACAGGAGAACAGATGTTTGCAGATGCTTCACTTTGTGACCGTCTAACTTATTTTTCAGCTTAGaagatggaaggaaaattaGTAACTTGTTtctgctgccatcttgtggcCAAAAATGTTACGCAATGCAGCTTTAAAATTCGTCTTTACCAATGAAATGACTCACTGTGTAGCTTGTAGTAGTTTTACTCATGAAATCAGAATTTTTGgataataaaacattcataatttttctcctgtttgctGGTTTCTGCTGCAGGCCGAGACCTGTTGGTGCACCCTGTAACTGAAGAGGGAGCCAGAGGCGTCACTGCTTACCTGCCGGGGAAACACGAGGTGACAGATTCGCTCTGCAGCAGGTTGTGATGGTTTTTAAGTTCAGGAGGTGATGCTTCACCCTGCGTGTCTGTCCTCAGGTCTGGTTTGACATCCACACCTTCCAGAAGCACAACGGCGGCCAAAACCTTTACATTCCTGTCACCATGAGCTCCGTAAGCCGTCACAAAAATTCAACATACAGTTGCAATGGATTTTAATGACGTCTCATTTTCCTGCTTTAGAGTAGTTCTTAACCTCTGCTGTATTCTGTCACAAGTTCACTGATTTAGCTGGCTTTTTGTGCTTTCTTGCTAGATCCCGGTGTTCCAGCGCGGCGGCTCCATCATTCCCAGGAAGCTCCGAGTCCGCAGGTCTTCCACCTGCATGGAGCACGACCCGTACACTCTGTATGTGGCCCTTGATAATCAGGTGAAGAAACTTTGCGCCGTCTTAAGAGCAGCTGCAAGATTCTGCTGAGTCTGCTGGCTCGTCCTAATCAAAGCTCTGCTGTTGTTCAACAGAGAACGGCAGAAGGAGAGCTGTACATAGATGACGGCCACACCTTTAACTATGAGAAGAAAGAGTTGATCCACAGGAAGTTTTCCTTCGCCAACGGCGTCCTCTCCTCTGTGTGCGTTGCATCATCTCAGCGTTTCTCTCTTCGCTGTTCTTCCAGCTCAGATCTTGATACTTAAGAATGAAACTCGGGACGATAAAAGTGCAGATTTATCTACTTCTGTAATGGTTACGCCTCATGTTTGAAGATGAATTTGTTCCTCTGTCTTCTCCACAGTGACCTTGAACCAAACGCCCAGTTTACAACCAAATCTTGGGTGGAACGCATCATTATACTGGGAGCCAGTAAACCCAGCATGGTTACTCTTAAAACTGCTGGTGAGTGATTGATGCTCTTTGTCACATTATACAGGacactaaaataaacattttagggTTTTATAGGAAGATAGAGGCttaattcagattaaaaataacgGATTAAAAAACGcattaaaaagtgtttattttaagctTTCGTATATAAGAGTTATTGGAGGATTATAATATTAAAGTTTAGAAGTAAACTAGAAAAATAACTAATTGATCTGTCACAGTAACAAAGTTTGCTGCATAATAAACTGTCCgaaaaattattgtgataagcAATAATGTCTTGAGACAATTTCCAACAATATAATTAATGCTTGTTCGCCCtctaaaaatctaataaactttaattttgtgcagAGGACtacacactggaactggaagacattttaaatatccaaaataactATAAAACAACCAAAGATGATAGATAAAAACCATACACAATCAAAAGAATAagtaaaatggattatgaagcaTCTATAAACAAGATTgccctttaaaaaatatgaatcatcACAGTGGAAATTATCGagcttgttttagtttatcaCGCAGTTATTTCGGTATTTGCTTATTATGACCAGCTTGTCtcatcaaaactttaaaataagatCATTTGAAGGCATGAATGCTTGTCCTTACTGtcctaacaaaaaaaagttcagacTAAGAAATCTTCAGTTCTTAAGGTTTCCTGTTGTATTTTCTAATTGATCAGGAAACAAATTTTTTACATATAACCACGTTGCCCCAATAGTTTCATATTATGATGTACTTTGAGCAAAAAAGTTGACCCTAAATCAGTTTATCAACATTGTTCTTTGGCACGTAAGGTCCCCCCAAAACCTTTCAgaggatgtgaatacttttctcTTTTCGGTTTTGCAGATGGCGCGAACCAGCTGGAGTTTGATTTCGACGCCTCCATGTCTGTGTTAACGATCCGCAAGCCTGGGATGAACGCGGGGGCAGACTGGACCGTGACCCTGCAGTGATCCCCAGAGACAGGaagactgaaaacagaaaacgaGCAAACTAGACTGAAACaggaggagatggagagagTAGGGAATAGACAGACTCCATTAATACTTCAAACTAACTAGAGCAGGACATCAGAgtaactgcagaaacacacagatcACACTTTCCATCCACATTAACACAGTTTGTTGACACTGAGCTCTGCCATTTCCTCTTTGTGTTCTGTCACACTAAGACCTGATggcaacaattaaaaaattactACTAGAtaggaaaatgtgtttgtttttcagggaAGAAACGGAGTGGGTCGAGTCAACTTGGGAGTTTTTTGCTGCTGAATCTTCCTCTTGGTTTAGCACACTGTCTGCCTCATAAGAAACGCATCACTGTAAAGGGTGTTTGGTGTTTATAATGAAGGTCAACATTCTGATCACACACTCCACCTACTGCTGATTcctttctgaatttgaagaaatcTATCGTTCCTCTTATAGGCAAAGTCTAATCAGGTAAGAGCTCAGCCTTCTTTCCTCGTGCGAATTTAAAAGTTGATGGACAGTTTAACAACCGTCTCCTTCATGGCTCAAAtcttttatcatgttttttttttttctttaaactgttttcaacAACACAAAGACGTCTTTGTTTAGCAGTCCTCAGCAAATCATTTTCCTCCTAGTCTGTCATTGAGTTTCTCAGTCctaaatagaaattatttctttttgttgcttctATTTTGAAGTAATTTTCTTAATGGCACAGTTTGGGTTTTAAACTGGGGAGTGAACCACTGGCTGGATGATTCTGACaatatgttttctcttttgagCCATTTTTCTTCCCTTCGTATCCTGTTTTTAATGCACTTACAGAAGGGTGAGCCCTTAAGAAATTAGATTTTCGTGTGTTTCCTAGGAGTTAGTTGAAATCTTCATTTGGGTTTTGATCATTAGAACAACTAAACAGTTGTCAATTTAAAGCCATCTGAACTACAGAAACATCAATCCAAAATATGCATCAATCTGCCATCAAGCTCAATTGTCTGACCTGCAGGAGGGAAGGTTCTGCAAGTTTCTGTTTTCAAGAGCATAAATGTTACCTCTGCatcgttttttgttaatggctTGAATTGGTGAAAACGGAAGTTAACGATTGCACTTCAGCTGTCAAAGTAGTCTGATGTACTCTAACAGATGAGACCAAGTGAAAATAAACTtgaccaaatgtgaaaaatacaaGTCTGATTTCTTccagtaatttttttgtttgttttggttttctatgTCACTGTTTTCTAGGTATGATAGCTCTTTGTTTCAGACAGGGCAACTATATACGGAGCCCCCTAAGGGGACTATACTTAAACTGTTAACTTTAATGTTCAGTATTCCACCTTGTAATATTTTATCCAGCATGTTTTTGTCTTACTGActtaacacaaaaaaatttagGCCAATTTTACAGGTTTTTGGACAGGTTGCGATGAACTTGTGGTATTTTAATTGAACCTGGTTAAACTGCTAATGGGTCCAATAAAAGtggaatttttaaaatgtatttctacaAATTAAAGGACAATAGAGTAGATGAAGGAAGTTCAAGACACATCTTCCATTAATCATAATGGGTAGGGAGCAGGATAAGCAAATAAGTTGGATAAGAAGTGTTTGCCAATAATAAATGCTTCTGAAGAATACTGATATTGAGCTGTTGGTATGTAATGAGACTGTCAAACAGCAAtggtcttcagtcagaggcttcttcggGTTCATTGctagactgactgctactgcaGATCAATCCTGCCCATAGAATCACCATCCACAATGAGTCTTTGAAGATAGTTCAATGACAtcagttacaaaaaaataatttccctttcggataaagtatttttgaattgaatttccCTTGCGGCGACCCAGTGCAGTTGTGCGCTGATTGGCCGTGCTCATCTCCGGGGTATAAAATTAACCATTTAGaagaaagtaaaagttttcacattttaagaaaatgtttacaaaaagaatatatgaaattttttttttttatatgtataagtATTTCATTGCTGCGTGTTAATAAAACCAAAGCGGACACTGTGACAGCTCAAAGATTTGTTTACAAATTGcagtttgtgtgtattttgtcgCTTGCTGATGACGTCAGTGGTTCTTCCATCATGGCGGCGGAGAGCTGTGAAGAGATGAGCGGTAACGGGGTGCCCGAAGAGTCTTCAGGTagatttatttctgagtttcctGCCTAAAGTTGGCATGCGGGTTGACAGATGTGGCAGTGATTGTTTGAAGAAAGCGCTGCACTTGTCGTTTCTGTGAAAAGCGGAAGGCGTGACATGCTAGGCTGAGCTACACACAGCGACACTGAGCAGAGCTGGACGGTCAGTGATTCTCTACAAGCTGAGCGGATGAGAGTTTTAACTCGCAGCTGTGCTGAGGAGGCTCCTGCTCAGCTCCCTGGAGGGACACTTTCTGCAATTCAGTGGTTTTTACTTTCATCTTACTGCGCTGGTATCTGTTATCATGTATGAATGGGAAGCTCTGCAGAAATCTTAACATTTCTTGCTTTTTATCGAAAGTTTCTTTAATTAGTTTAGCCCCAACTGTATGCACGGAGGTTTTCCTTCTCAGCAGGTTATCTAATTAATTTGGGTGtcttaatgtgattttaaaaaaaaatgtatttaaaaatttaaaacagattatATCTTACATGAAACAAGAGTTACAAAGACATGTATGCAGTTATGCTGCTGTAAAGGTAATTTAAAATGGAATGGTCCAAACTTAATAAATATTGTAAACTGAATTaagtaaaacagatttattttggtCTGGCTGTGGAGGGGTGATCCTCTGGCTCTTACtctgttgacctttgaccttaacGTGCTGTTTCACTACAGCAGAACCAATTTTCTTTGGCTCAAAGAAGCTAATATCACACTCAGTTAttccaatattttttgttaattttctccTTTTCGAAGCCATGGATGTCACAGAGGCACTGCCACCTCCTCCTGAAGCGTCGGAGGAAAATGGCGGTGCAGCTGCGGCCCCTGAGGGTCCTGCAGACCCAGATAACTACTCCACAGCCCTGGCAACAGCGAGCGAACAGGAGGATCTACCTGCAGACTTTGAGCGTCTGTGGAAAGCCGCACATGACAATCCTCAGGACTTCCCCAGCTGGACCGATCTGCTCCAGTACTGTGAGCATGAGGTGTGTGTTTTCAGCAAAGCAGAGGGATTTTTTAGTAGAAAACAGAATAAGATTGACTTTCTGTGTTACGAGGAATTACCATCCAGTTTCATCTTTTCAGGGTCATGCTGCCGCGTACCGCAGAGCGCTGGAAGCCTTTCTGGTTCGGTATCCTCTCTGCTACGGCTACTGGAAAAAATTTGTCGACCTGGAACGTCGAGGCGGCGACAACAATATAGCAGAGGAGGTAAAAACTCCTTTACAGTTTCTTCTCattatttgatgtgtatttgtacagcactttacactgctgttttcttattttaaaaaattcacgCTGTGTGCTGTGTTAGGTGTGTATTCGTGGTCTTCAAGCAATTCCTCTGAGCGTAGATCTTTGGATCCACTACATCAATCTGCTGCTGGGAACGTTGGACATGAACCTGCCCGATTCAGCTGTTCGGATTCGCAGGTAAACAAGCTTTCAGTCGCATCTTAAACTTAATGTTTTCAACACGTTATTCCCCAAAGCTGATGGAAAAGTCGAGGATTTAGCTCTAaaatttctgctttaattttctCTTGAATGTTGcaagatttttttgtatgtttttgaaagacacacagaaaatgcaaatattatTAGATTTTACAATTTAGTTGACTTATTTCAGACCAAACCAATTCCAGCACAATTTTGTTTCATGACTTGTACTCAAAACTACAACTTGTTGtaaaacttcataaaaaaaaaacatctagaaATTTGACTCTGGAAATGATAAACATGGAGGAACCATGAGAGCAGAAAACACAATCATAGTAATACATAAACAGTTCTTTGATAACATGAATTTTTTCCCCTTGGTTAAACGTCCTCAGTGTTTTTGAGAATGGCGTTGCGTCGTGCGGTTTGGATTTCCACTCGGACCGCCTGTGGGATCTCTACGTGGAGTGGGAGAAGGAGCACGGAAACGTGAAGAACGCAGCGGCCGTCCTGGACCGAGCGCTCAGAGTTCCCACTCAGCTCTACAGCACCCACTACGACAAGTAAGCCCACCTGACCGCCACAGACACAATACTGATGTACGAGGGTCTTTAATGGGTGACATGTTGGACACTGTAACAGTAAAACTtgcaattaaattcaaaattcacataaaaaaaacagacttttgaACAGAAagtctgttttaatgtttactggttttctcaattgttgactgtgtagTATCTTtaataactttacatttttctgtttttatgatataaagcacATCTCACCTTGTTGCTGAGATGTAcgatacaaataaacttgattggttGATAAAAGCTCTGACAGAGATTGTGTAAAATGTCATCTTAAAGtcattttatcttaaattaGTCAATCCTAGTTTACAGCGACTCCTCTCTCACTCTACAgcagaaatattacaaaatgttgTTAATGATAAAAGTGCCTAAAGTCTATTGATAAACTTCATCCCCTCCTTTTCATTTGTCTCTTAAGTTTTATTCCTGATCCTGCTGCGTTGTCCATCCTTCCTCCTGCCAGGTTCAAAGCGCATCTTAACAACAACCCGCCTAAAGACGTGCTCCCCTCTGAGGAGTACGAGGAGCTGAGGGCGACGTGCCGGCAGAGCCAGAAGGCAAAGCGGGCCGAACAGGCCCAGGAGGCGGACGAGGAGAGGCCGCCAGGAGAGGAGGAGCCCGCTACACCCGAGGGTACCGACTCGGTGAGTAAAATCTGGCTATTAAAAACCTGGTTCTCACTAGAAATAAGCCTTTATGAGGCTCAACCACCTGCTTTATTACGTAATCTGTaatctgtttaaatattatataatcTGGGAGGAAGGAATTAGGTTTTTATgggttctgttgtttttttatttgtggagATTTTAAAGTCCCAGCATTCGTAGAGTTCAGTGAAAGCTGAaagtttgtcacattttcatgaTCAGGTGTAGATTTCCAATAGGAACATTTTTATACACCAGTGATATATTCCTCTGTTCAGGAGGAGCTGATGCAGAAGATAAGAGACCAGGTTCTGCTTCGTAGAGACAAAGTTTACCAGGACAACGAGGGAGAAGTCAGGAAAAGGTGGAACTATGAAGATGCTGTGAGTTTCTGCAGGGATTATTTCTCCAGACCTCTCagtctgtttgtcttttctttatttattcttatttattttattcttttagttttgtttttttaaattcattttattatttttttgtttttattttattttactttaattttattttaattgtttatgcatttcttttttttacgtttattttgtcctctttttttgtatctctttaatttttattctttatgtattcctgtttttttattattcattttatccattgattgattttattctctgtttctttctttattttattttattttattttattttgccagCTTTATCACGTTCATATATAGCATCTCTTCTACCAGGAAGTCATGTTCATGATGAGCTCATACATACATGCAGGCAAATCTTAAAcctaataattatttaatgaaaCACAGAACAAATCAGAGACACGCAGCATGAAAACAACTTTGAATGAGTGACCCTAAAAATGTCAGATcagattttgtaaataaaaacatgactgcgaaaagcagaaataatttagTCCAGTTTAAACTCTCCTGCTGTCGCCGGATCACAAACCCAGCAGATTTCCTCGTTACTTTATGACAGATCAAGCGTCCATACTTCCACGtccggccgctggaccgcctccagCTCCGAGCCTGGCACACCTACCTGGACTGGGAGATCGCTGAGCTGAACAAAGACACCAAAGAGTCGTCACAAGGCGAGGACTCGCAtcataaaagtgtttttatgtttgaaagcATCTGTATTTAACACTGCTGTCTTCAACAGATCCAAACCAGGAATCGACGGAGGAATCTGAGATCACAACGCAGCGCCAGGAAGCATCAGATGATGCTCCCGCCGTCCAGGGCGACCACAGAGTTCGCATCCTGTTTGAGCGCTGCCTGATCGCCTGCGCTCTGTACGAGGAGTTCTGGACCAGGGTGAGATAAATCACTGTTTCACTGTATCTGTGAGGAGCTGGTAACAATGTCACAccttcctgtgtgtgtttcagtaCATTCAGTACCTGGAGCCGCAGGGTGTGCAGGAGACCCGGGCCGTCTACAGGCGAGCCTGCCAGGTCCACCTCCCCAACAAGCCCAACATCCACATGCAGTGGGCCACGTTTGAGGAGCGACACGGTACGACACGCCCGTCTCCTTCTGCTCCTCTAAACTCAGAGCTGCTCTAAACTTCCAGCTGCTTGTTTATACGACTCCAGTGACCGGAGGCTCTTTTTGAAACCAGGCTTCAGAGTGAATCTTTTCTGAAATGCAAAGCATGGACGTGtctagatgtttttttatttgagtcaCCAGGCAGAAGCACAGATATATTAAAATTACAATCTCCTCTAAGTTCACTGCAGTCTTAAATTACAACGAACCGTAGGCCAAAAGTTGAAgaacaaaactatttatttctgtttagcATGTGCAAGAActatgcaacttttttttttttgcaacagtgACTGAGGGCTCAGGCTAACCTTTTCTCAGTCACACAGTTAGCATAGCTTAGCTTTATACAACTTTATCTTTAGTACCGTAATGCTAACTTCATTCAACTTATCGActataaagtaaaaacattttaaccagaCTACAAACTGCAAATAGCTGTTTACTCTTGGCTGTAATCTCATGTATTTATATCTTGATGTTTGTTAATATATATTAGCCCAATTttcgacttttgaaactcagaaaatttctgagattaatctaaaaatttcatattttgttttctaccaaattttttgacttttggagctcagaaatgttcttgttttctagaaaatctcgGAGATTAAtttactcctccttttttgtgtgtttacaaAGCCCAAGTTTCAAAGGtttcaaaaatatgatttgtatcacaaagtttaaatgtaaaacaaaacaaaaagcacatcaGAAAACCTGCTCATGCGAACTTCCTGCCCGTTTCCACCAGGTGACCTCAACGAGGCCCGGCGGGTTCTGGAGGCCCTGGAGAAAGCCCGGCCTGGTCTGGCTGTGGTTCGCATCCGCAGGGCGGCCTTAGAGCGCCGCGCGGGCCGGCTGGACCAGTCGGAGGCTCTGCTGCGAGAGGCGGTGGCTGAATCCAAAGAGAGGCCGACGCTGCACGCCTTCTACTCCATCAAACTGGCCCGTCTGCTGCTCAAAGTGGCCAGAAACCCAGACGGCGCCCGCACGGTTTTACAGGAAGCGCTGGAGATTAGTCCGGTGAGGTTAGAGACGGAAGTGGTTGATCTCTCAGTTAAACAGCATGATGGGTCTGGGTGCTTAGCGGTGTCGGGGAGGAATTTGctacaaaagaattaaaaatattgtcacaAGAAATTTCTCCTTGAGGCTGTAAAAAGATGTTACTTTGTGATAATTTTGTcctacttaaaaataaaaagtctccaTCTATTCTGGGGCACAAGTCGGGTCCGGATCCACACTTTGCATCctccatttttaataaaaatgttttccttttctccaTAAATGATTCTTCCATCAGGATAACGACAAGCTGCACTTGAACCTGTTGGACCTGGAGTCATCTGCGGAGCCGGGGGCTTCGGCCGAGGCGGTGCAGGAGTGTGTGACTCGGGCCCTGGCGGCTCCGCTCACCCCACAAACCAAGTTACTTCTG
This Xiphophorus hellerii strain 12219 chromosome 23, Xiphophorus_hellerii-4.1, whole genome shotgun sequence DNA region includes the following protein-coding sequences:
- the LOC116714084 gene encoding pre-mRNA-processing factor 39 codes for the protein MAAESCEEMSGNGVPEESSAMDVTEALPPPPEASEENGGAAAAPEGPADPDNYSTALATASEQEDLPADFERLWKAAHDNPQDFPSWTDLLQYCEHEGHAAAYRRALEAFLVRYPLCYGYWKKFVDLERRGGDNNIAEEVCIRGLQAIPLSVDLWIHYINLLLGTLDMNLPDSAVRIRSVFENGVASCGLDFHSDRLWDLYVEWEKEHGNVKNAAAVLDRALRVPTQLYSTHYDKFKAHLNNNPPKDVLPSEEYEELRATCRQSQKAKRAEQAQEADEERPPGEEEPATPEGTDSEELMQKIRDQVLLRRDKVYQDNEGEVRKRWNYEDAIKRPYFHVRPLDRLQLRAWHTYLDWEIAELNKDTKESSQDPNQESTEESEITTQRQEASDDAPAVQGDHRVRILFERCLIACALYEEFWTRYIQYLEPQGVQETRAVYRRACQVHLPNKPNIHMQWATFEERHGDLNEARRVLEALEKARPGLAVVRIRRAALERRAGRLDQSEALLREAVAESKERPTLHAFYSIKLARLLLKVARNPDGARTVLQEALEISPDNDKLHLNLLDLESSAEPGASAEAVQECVTRALAAPLTPQTKLLLSQRGLQFTEECSNSIKSVLSVYEAHQKLLDELGGTKREAENGDEDPEKTSKTDDSSSSSAAAPASSTSHVPITTPPPPVMGADPSAQTGYGAYSSWYQQPQYGGYGGYGYQNAWNYNQSYYPPS